Part of the Triticum dicoccoides isolate Atlit2015 ecotype Zavitan unplaced genomic scaffold, WEW_v2.0 scaffold187485, whole genome shotgun sequence genome, GGGTTAGGGGCTGGAGGATCTTCTGTAAGGAAACTAAAGCCAAAAAAGACAGTGGGACGGATGAGGATTGAGGAGGCATTAGAAGGGTTGCACGTACATACCCTTGTGTTCTTGGCCGcgtagatgatgaagatgatgatgtaggCGCCCTCAATGACAAGGCCGATGCCGTTGATGGTGAGGACGAGGGTGCTGTTGGGGTGGATGATGGGGAGCCCGTAAAAGAACCAGAGCAGGCAGTTCATGAGCGTCGCCAGGTAGGGGTCCGGTTTGAACTcctccacgtccttggccttgtAGATCCGCCAGAACGTCGGCCTGCGTACATACGTACAATTAGAAAACGAGCCTCAGATTCATGCCCTAGCAACCACCTTTCATATATGTATACATACAGACTAGACGAGAGGAGGAGGAGTGGGCTTACACAGGGGAGAGGAAAAGGCCGAAGGAGATGACATTGCCGATGATGCCGACGATGTTGCGGGCCACGTCGGCGGAAACCATGATGCTCACCTAGATCGATCGATCGCTGGGAACACAACTCGATTGCTCGGGGGAACTAACGACTTGGGGAAGGTTGGTTGTGATTTGTTTGGGGCGTAGGTGGCCGAGCTTATATAGTAGGGAGTTCCCCGTCGCTTTCCCCAAGTTATATCCGATGTAGATATGGTTAAGGGTAGGTTAAACGGTTTGACTTGAGTGCAGTCCTCATCCAACTCCAACAGCCGGCCGTGCTCCCATCCAACAGCCGGCCGTGTCAATTTCTTCCTCGCCCGCGTCCTTTTTTCCAGCCTGAGCCCGAAACTGTCACGGACCAACACCAACCCAGCCGGCGTCACCCAAGGACACTGCAAAGCCCAAGACAGTCCCAGTCGTCCCAACGACCCGGAAACCCAACAAGCGTGTT contains:
- the LOC119344809 gene encoding bidirectional sugar transporter SWEET6b-like, whose amino-acid sequence is MVSADVARNIVGIIGNVISFGLFLSPVPTFWRIYKAKDVEEFKPDPYLATLMNCLLWFFYGLPIIHPNSTLVLTINGIGLVIEGAYIIIFIIYAAKNTR